A DNA window from Lepidochelys kempii isolate rLepKem1 chromosome 9, rLepKem1.hap2, whole genome shotgun sequence contains the following coding sequences:
- the AGTR1 gene encoding type-1 angiotensin II receptor: protein MSLNSSTEETVKRIHVDCPVSGRHGYIYIMVPTVYSIIFIVGIFGNSLVVIVICFYMKLKTVASIFLLNLALADLCFLMTLPLWAAYTAMEYHWPFGNCLCKIASAVVSFNLYASVFLLTCLSIDRYLAIVHPMKSRLRRTMLVAKITCIGIWLLAGLASLPVLIHRDVFFVENMNMTICAFRYKTHNTTLPVGLGLSKNMLGFLIPFLIILTSYTLIWKTLKKAYQIQKNKTRNDEIFKMIVAIVLFFFFSWIPHQVFTFLDVLIQLRIITDCQIVDVVDTAMPFTICIAYFNNCLNPFLYGFFGKKFKKYFLQLLKYIPPNVRAHPRLTTKMSSLSYRPSENLSLSMKKTIGSFDIE from the coding sequence ATGAGCCTTAATTCATCTACCGAAGAGACTGTTAAAAGAATCCATGTTGACTGCCCCGTTTCAGGAAGGCATGGCTATATATACATTATGGTTCCAACTGTTTACAGCATCATCTTTATTGTAGGCATATTTGGGAACAGTTTGGTGGTCATTGTTATTTGCTTCTACATGAAATTAAAGACTGTGGCTAGCATCTTTCTGTTGAATTTAGCCCTGGCTGACTTGTGTTTCCTAATGACTTTGCCACTGTGGGCAGCCTACACAGCCATGGAATACCACTGGCCTTTTGGCAACTGTTTATGTAAAATAGCATCAGCTGTGGTAAGTTTCAACCTGTATGCCAGTGTGTTTCTACTCACATGTCTTAGCATTGACCGTTACCTGGCTATAGTACATCCAATGAAGTCCCGACTTCGGCGCACCATGCTTGTTGCCAAAATAACTTGCATCGGCATCTGGCTGCTAGCAGGACTGGCTAGTTTGCCTGTCTTAATTCACCGTGATGTATTTTTTGTTGAGAATATGAATATGACAATTTGTGCTTTTCGGTACAAGACCCATAATACAACACTGCCTGTTGGGCTAGGTTTATCTAAGAacatgttgggttttttaattccCTTTTTGATAATTTTAACAAGCTACACCTTAATCTGGAAGACGCTGAAGAAGGCTTACCAAATTCAGAAAAACAAGACCAGAAATGATGAGATTTTTAAGATGATTGTGGCAATAgtacttttcttcttcttttcctggATTCCTCATCAAGTGTTTACCTTTCTGGATGTATTAATCCAGCTACGTATCATAACAGATTGCCAAATTGTTGATGTTGTGGATACCGCCATGCCCTTCACCATCTGCATAGCTTACTTCAACAACTGCTTGAATCCCTTTCTTTATggtttttttggaaaaaagtttaaaaaatatttcctgcaGCTACTAAAATACATTCCACCAAATGTCAGAGCACATCCAAGGCTAACAACAAAAATGAGCTCCCTTTCCTATCGACCATCAGAAAACTTAAGTTTATCCATGAAAAAGACTATTGGGTCTTTTGACATTGAGTGA